A window from Aquiluna borgnonia encodes these proteins:
- a CDS encoding sugar phosphate isomerase/epimerase family protein, with the protein MKFGVYNAILHDRPLTEALKVIKDLGLDGLEINTGGFLPAVHVPNMEEILHSDSARDDFLAIFDAEGLEILGLNCNGNPLHAKSVIRAAHSQDVIRSVKLANRLGQNRVVTMSGLPGSEPGAANPNWMVNAWNSAHLDVLDYQFEIASSFWREVDALARDLDVVVALELHPQNLVFNPASMRELVRRTDSTNIGVELDASHLFWQQMDPIAVVDNLGELVAHAAAKDVRINPHSAIEGVLDNSFRRLGPDEARTNLGGDEWANEWPKPSAWDFVAVGKGHDSDYWAGFLAALHRVDQGMIINIEHEDVSMGREEGLKFAAEVLLDAARKSGVR; encoded by the coding sequence ATGAAATTTGGTGTTTACAACGCAATTTTGCATGACCGCCCACTGACCGAAGCCCTGAAAGTCATCAAAGATCTTGGTTTAGATGGTCTCGAGATAAACACCGGTGGGTTCCTACCTGCGGTGCACGTGCCCAACATGGAAGAGATCCTCCATTCAGATTCAGCAAGAGATGACTTTTTGGCCATTTTTGATGCTGAGGGACTCGAAATCTTGGGCCTCAACTGTAACGGCAATCCCCTTCATGCAAAATCTGTCATCAGGGCTGCACACTCCCAAGATGTAATTCGCTCCGTCAAGTTGGCAAATCGTCTAGGCCAAAACAGGGTGGTTACAATGTCTGGCCTGCCTGGAAGTGAACCCGGCGCTGCCAATCCGAACTGGATGGTTAACGCCTGGAATTCCGCCCACCTCGACGTTCTTGACTACCAATTCGAAATTGCTAGCAGTTTCTGGCGAGAGGTAGATGCTCTCGCTCGTGACCTTGACGTTGTTGTCGCACTGGAGCTTCACCCGCAAAACCTGGTTTTCAATCCAGCGTCAATGCGCGAATTGGTTAGGCGAACAGACTCGACCAACATTGGAGTCGAACTGGATGCATCGCACTTATTTTGGCAGCAAATGGACCCAATTGCCGTTGTCGACAATTTGGGTGAACTTGTCGCACATGCGGCTGCTAAGGACGTGCGGATAAACCCGCATTCTGCTATCGAGGGAGTCTTGGACAATAGCTTTCGGAGACTCGGCCCAGATGAAGCTCGAACCAACCTCGGCGGTGATGAGTGGGCAAATGAATGGCCTAAGCCATCGGCCTGGGATTTTGTGGCGGTTGGCAAAGGCCACGACTCAGATTATTGGGCTGGGTTCCTAGCTGCACTGCACCGAGTGGATCAGGGAATGATTATCAACATCGAACACGAAGATGTTTCAATGGGACGGGAAGAGGGTTTGAAATTTGCCGCCGAAGTTTTGCTCGATGCCGCAAGAAAATCAGGAGTTAGATAA
- the iolC gene encoding 5-dehydro-2-deoxygluconokinase encodes MAQGNAPFDLVTIGRIGVDIYPLQNGVGLEDVTSFGKFLGGSPTNVAVAATRHGLNSAVITKVGQDSFGRYLKQELSRLGVDNRYVGDVPDLMTPVVFCEIFPPDDFPLYFYRKPTAPDMQITAGELDLDAIGIAGIFWFTVTGLSEEPSRSAHLAALRSRKGKRHTVVDLDYRPTFWSSPEAARREIDQIWGNVTVAVGNKEECFVAVGETEPERAADALLERGVEIAIVKQGPKGVMAKTKNEMVEVPPYFVDVVNGLGAGDSFGGSLCYGLSQGWDLKRILQFANVAGAIVASRLECSTAMPTTAEVVEVLKEKFSWN; translated from the coding sequence ATGGCTCAAGGTAACGCTCCTTTCGACCTTGTAACGATTGGGCGAATCGGCGTTGACATTTACCCGCTCCAAAACGGCGTTGGTTTGGAAGATGTGACCAGCTTCGGCAAATTTCTAGGCGGCTCACCAACAAACGTGGCCGTAGCAGCTACGAGACATGGACTGAACTCCGCAGTGATCACAAAGGTTGGCCAGGATTCGTTTGGTCGCTACCTCAAACAAGAACTAAGCAGGCTTGGAGTGGACAATAGGTACGTCGGTGATGTCCCAGATCTGATGACTCCGGTTGTCTTCTGCGAAATCTTCCCGCCAGATGATTTCCCCCTTTACTTCTATCGCAAACCAACTGCTCCTGACATGCAGATCACCGCTGGTGAGCTTGATCTAGATGCCATCGGGATTGCTGGAATCTTCTGGTTTACGGTTACTGGACTTAGTGAGGAACCCTCGCGGTCTGCTCATTTAGCGGCCTTGAGGTCTAGGAAGGGAAAGCGACACACCGTCGTAGATCTCGATTATCGACCAACGTTCTGGTCCTCCCCCGAAGCTGCCCGCAGGGAGATCGATCAAATCTGGGGCAATGTGACGGTCGCAGTTGGCAATAAGGAAGAATGCTTTGTTGCCGTCGGCGAGACTGAGCCTGAGCGCGCAGCCGATGCACTTTTGGAGCGCGGTGTCGAGATTGCCATTGTGAAACAAGGCCCGAAGGGTGTTATGGCTAAGACCAAGAATGAAATGGTTGAAGTCCCGCCTTACTTTGTCGACGTAGTCAACGGGTTAGGGGCGGGGGATTCATTTGGTGGCTCCCTTTGCTATGGCCTCAGCCAAGGCTGGGACCTAAAGCGAATCCTGCAATTCGCAAATGTCGCGGGAGCCATAGTGGCGTCGCGTTTGGAATGCTCAACAGCTATGCCAACGACGGCAGAGGTGGTTGAGGTATTGAAAGAGAAGTTCTCATGGAACTAA